The Vibrio pomeroyi genome window below encodes:
- a CDS encoding ECF-type sigma factor: MNNQLTDIESIIRGWKAGHKWAEQKLYRFAYAHLYALAQKERKRSTTKHEQSCWVSWNSIHNTTALVHDAYLKLSSAEAQSIEDTRDFLLMAAKIMRQILIDNARRQQAQKRQLPTKVPPQEERHFEQLIIMDKAVDRFTLNYPRQSQAFKLKYLMGLQTQEISQLLTCSDSLIEKDLKFSRSWLTRKINMQHNPIY; the protein is encoded by the coding sequence ATGAATAACCAACTTACTGATATAGAGTCGATCATAAGGGGTTGGAAAGCGGGGCATAAATGGGCAGAACAGAAACTCTATCGTTTCGCTTACGCCCACCTCTACGCTCTCGCTCAAAAAGAGAGAAAAAGGAGCACGACCAAGCATGAGCAAAGCTGTTGGGTATCTTGGAATAGTATCCACAACACAACGGCGTTAGTTCACGATGCTTACCTAAAGCTCTCTTCGGCCGAGGCTCAATCAATAGAAGACACTCGTGATTTCCTGTTGATGGCAGCAAAAATCATGCGACAAATACTCATCGATAACGCTCGACGTCAACAAGCACAGAAACGCCAACTGCCCACAAAAGTCCCCCCTCAAGAAGAAAGGCATTTCGAGCAACTGATCATTATGGATAAGGCTGTTGACCGCTTTACTTTGAATTACCCAAGGCAATCACAAGCATTCAAACTGAAATATCTTATGGGGCTTCAAACTCAAGAAATCAGCCAGCTACTAACCTGTAGCGACAGCCTAATTGAAAAGGATTTAAAGTTTTCTCGCTCTTGGTTAACGAGGAAAATAAACATGCAGCATAACCCCATTTATTGA
- a CDS encoding serine/threonine protein kinase yields the protein MSVANTRITDLFYQLLDLSEAEKTKYLKELKSHQVELYNKIYPLLYTSDLEPLTHIFGVSALQATDKKVNFSDTYIDKYHLSYEIGRGGIGIVYAATRVDKTFHQDLAIKLIQPALSHIIDKKYLFQEAQALATLNHPYITKVIDGGTHEGSVYIVMEHIKGCTLNEYLTTCPLSYAKKLNLFLKICAAISHAHKHQVLHTDLKPENILIDCEGNPKILDFNLMRGISDQLSAHPLTINAYSHDYASPEQISGNPPAVQCDIYALGKILNFMFPKLPISQGDLNCIIQKATRSHALLRYSSTTELYNDITQLIACRPISAYQDQPFYSALKLCQRRPIQCALSTVLIWCGVGFYTPLIKKNQQLQIEKRASERVTRQFVRTLSQIKESPKSKASINTVLKHTHKAVLGDPGIPTKTKMKLLRIIAPQTTKTESTKGNC from the coding sequence ATGTCAGTAGCCAACACCCGTATAACCGATCTTTTTTATCAATTATTGGATCTATCAGAGGCAGAAAAAACAAAATACCTAAAAGAATTAAAATCACACCAAGTCGAACTGTATAACAAAATTTATCCCCTTCTCTACACATCAGATCTAGAGCCTCTTACACACATATTTGGTGTAAGCGCTCTTCAAGCTACCGACAAAAAAGTTAACTTCTCTGATACATACATAGATAAATACCACCTATCTTACGAAATAGGTCGTGGCGGCATTGGTATTGTCTATGCTGCTACTCGAGTGGATAAGACATTCCATCAAGATCTTGCAATAAAACTCATTCAACCAGCTTTATCCCACATCATAGACAAAAAGTATCTGTTTCAAGAGGCACAAGCACTTGCGACGTTGAATCACCCGTATATAACCAAGGTGATCGATGGAGGGACACATGAAGGGTCTGTCTACATCGTTATGGAACATATTAAAGGTTGCACGTTGAACGAGTACCTTACGACCTGCCCCCTGAGTTACGCCAAAAAGCTTAATCTATTTTTAAAGATATGCGCGGCTATATCACACGCACACAAACACCAAGTGCTGCATACCGACTTAAAGCCAGAGAATATCTTAATCGATTGTGAGGGAAACCCAAAGATACTCGACTTTAATTTAATGAGAGGAATCAGTGACCAGTTGTCAGCTCACCCACTCACTATCAATGCCTACAGTCATGATTACGCGAGTCCAGAGCAAATCAGCGGAAATCCCCCCGCTGTTCAATGCGATATTTACGCTCTAGGAAAGATCTTAAACTTCATGTTTCCTAAACTACCGATAAGCCAGGGGGATCTAAACTGCATCATTCAAAAAGCGACACGAAGCCACGCCTTATTGCGCTATTCGAGTACCACTGAACTCTATAACGACATTACGCAGCTGATCGCTTGTCGTCCAATCTCCGCATATCAAGACCAACCATTTTATTCCGCTCTGAAGTTATGCCAACGCCGTCCAATTCAATGTGCTTTATCTACTGTGCTCATTTGGTGTGGTGTAGGTTTCTACACGCCTTTGATCAAAAAAAACCAACAACTTCAAATAGAAAAGCGCGCTTCAGAAAGAGTCACAAGGCAATTTGTCCGAACGCTTTCTCAAATAAAAGAGAGCCCTAAGTCGAAAGCATCGATCAATACAGTACTAAAACATACCCATAAAGCAGTTTTAGGCGATCCTGGTATACCAACAAAAACAAAGATGAAACTGTTACGAATAATTGCCCCACAAACAACTAAGACAGAATCAACAAAAGGAAACTGCTAA
- the gorA gene encoding glutathione-disulfide reductase, whose amino-acid sequence MATHFDYICIGGGSGGIASANRAAMHGAKVALIEAQDLGGTCVNVGCVPKKVMWHGAQVAEAINLYSEDYGFDVEVKGFNWSKLIENRQAYIGRIHQSYDRVLGNNKVNVIKGFAKFVDEKTVEVNGEHYTADHILIAVGGRPTIPNIPGAEYGIDSNGFFDLMEQPKRVAVIGAGYIAVEIAGVLSALGTETHLFCRKESPLRSFDPMIIETLVEVMEAEGPTLHTHSVPKEVVKEADGTLTLHLENGNTQNVDHLIWAIGRHPATDAINLASTGVETNDRGYIKVDEFQATNVPGIYCVGDIMEGGIELTPVAVKAGRQLSERLFNGQTNAKMNYNLVPTVVFSHPPIGTIGLTTQEAEEKYGKDNIKVYTSGFTAMYTAVTKHRQPCKMKLVCAGEEETVVGLHGIGFTVDEMIQGFGVAMKMGATKADFDSVVAIHPTGSEEFVTMR is encoded by the coding sequence ATGGCGACTCATTTTGATTACATCTGTATCGGTGGCGGTTCAGGCGGCATCGCATCAGCAAACCGCGCTGCTATGCACGGTGCAAAAGTTGCACTTATCGAAGCTCAAGACCTTGGTGGTACTTGTGTAAACGTTGGTTGTGTTCCTAAAAAGGTAATGTGGCACGGCGCTCAAGTCGCTGAAGCTATCAACCTATACTCTGAAGACTACGGCTTCGACGTTGAAGTAAAAGGCTTCAACTGGAGCAAGCTGATTGAAAACCGCCAAGCGTACATTGGTCGTATCCACCAATCTTACGATCGCGTACTGGGTAACAACAAAGTAAACGTAATCAAAGGCTTTGCTAAGTTTGTTGACGAGAAAACGGTTGAAGTGAACGGCGAACACTACACAGCAGATCACATCCTGATCGCGGTAGGTGGTCGTCCAACGATTCCAAACATCCCAGGTGCAGAATACGGCATCGACTCAAATGGCTTCTTCGACCTGATGGAGCAACCAAAACGCGTTGCGGTTATCGGCGCGGGCTACATCGCAGTTGAGATCGCAGGCGTACTAAGCGCGCTTGGCACAGAAACACACCTGTTCTGCCGTAAAGAATCTCCACTACGTAGCTTCGATCCAATGATCATCGAAACACTAGTAGAAGTAATGGAAGCAGAAGGCCCAACACTTCACACGCACTCAGTGCCTAAAGAAGTTGTGAAAGAAGCGGATGGCACGCTGACTCTACACCTAGAGAACGGCAACACTCAAAACGTTGACCACCTAATCTGGGCTATCGGTCGCCACCCAGCGACTGACGCGATCAACCTAGCATCAACTGGTGTTGAGACTAACGATCGTGGCTACATCAAGGTAGACGAGTTCCAAGCAACTAATGTTCCTGGTATCTACTGTGTTGGTGACATCATGGAAGGCGGTATCGAGCTAACTCCTGTAGCGGTTAAAGCAGGTCGTCAGCTTTCTGAGCGTCTATTCAACGGTCAAACCAACGCGAAGATGAACTACAACCTAGTTCCTACTGTTGTATTCAGCCACCCACCTATCGGCACGATCGGTCTAACGACTCAAGAAGCTGAAGAGAAGTACGGCAAAGACAACATCAAGGTTTACACATCTGGCTTCACTGCGATGTACACAGCGGTAACCAAGCACCGTCAACCTTGTAAGATGAAGCTAGTATGTGCTGGCGAAGAAGAGACAGTAGTCGGCCTACACGGCATAGGCTTCACTGTTGATGAAATGATTCAAGGCTTCGGCGTTGCAATGAAAATGGGCGCAACTAAAGCAGACTTCGACTCTGTTGTGGCGATTCACCCTACGGGCTCAGAAGAGTTTGTTACGATGCGTTAA
- a CDS encoding 23S rRNA (adenine(2030)-N(6))-methyltransferase RlmJ, which produces MLSYRHSFHAGNHADVVKHIVQSLILNSLKQKDKPFVYHDTHSGVGRYDLTHEWSEKTGEYKQGIARVWEQKDLPEDIQSYLESISTLNNGDKLRYYPGSPRVARAHLRDQDRMVLTELHPADHPLLEQEFHRDRQVSIYKEDGFQRLKGSLPPKERRGLVLIDPPYELAREYRDVVTAIAQSHKRWATGIYAIWYPVVNRCDIEDMIEGLEGLGINKILQIELGVSPDTNERGMTASGMIVINPPWKLESQMNEILPFLKEAIAPATGHFKVEWIVPE; this is translated from the coding sequence TTGTTAAGTTATCGCCACAGCTTCCACGCAGGTAACCATGCCGACGTAGTAAAGCATATCGTACAGAGCCTTATTCTTAATTCTTTGAAACAGAAGGATAAGCCTTTTGTTTATCATGACACTCACTCTGGTGTAGGTCGTTACGACTTAACGCATGAATGGTCTGAAAAAACCGGTGAATACAAGCAAGGTATTGCACGCGTTTGGGAGCAAAAAGACCTTCCTGAAGACATTCAAAGCTACCTTGAGTCTATCTCAACGCTAAATAACGGCGACAAGCTGCGCTACTACCCGGGTTCACCACGTGTTGCACGTGCGCACCTGCGCGACCAAGACCGCATGGTACTGACCGAGCTTCACCCAGCCGATCACCCGCTGCTTGAGCAAGAGTTCCACCGCGATCGTCAGGTATCTATCTACAAAGAAGATGGTTTCCAACGCTTAAAAGGCAGTCTGCCACCAAAAGAGCGTCGTGGCTTGGTACTTATCGATCCGCCTTATGAGCTAGCAAGAGAGTACCGCGATGTGGTGACTGCGATTGCTCAAAGCCATAAGCGCTGGGCCACCGGTATCTACGCAATTTGGTACCCGGTAGTAAACCGTTGTGACATCGAAGATATGATCGAAGGCCTTGAAGGCTTAGGCATCAACAAGATTCTACAAATCGAACTTGGCGTATCACCAGACACCAACGAGCGCGGCATGACAGCATCAGGCATGATTGTGATCAACCCGCCTTGGAAGCTAGAAAGCCAAATGAACGAGATTCTTCCATTCTTGAAGGAAGCAATTGCACCGGCAACCGGTCATTTCAAAGTAGAGTGGATCGTACCCGAGTAA